The following coding sequences are from one Kallotenue papyrolyticum window:
- the trpS gene encoding tryptophan--tRNA ligase produces the protein MNKQRILTGDRPTGKLHLGHYVGSIANRLRLQDEYECFFIIADLHMLTTKQTKQDIAEAPQNIRDLVLDQLAAGIDPNKVTFYVQSAVKEIYQLNLIFEMLVTVPRLSRLPSIKEMARAARLEEEQIPFGLLGYPVLQAGDILLPRAHLVPVGKDNEAHVEITREIARRFNHLYGEVFPIPEVLVPDVGTLPGTDGQAKMSKSLNNAIFLSDDAATVEQKVRSMYTDPNRIRADIPGRVEGNPVFIYHDIFNPNKEEVEDLKTRYRQGRVGDVEVKRKLAAAINAFLDPIRERRRQYESQPGFVEDVILTGNRRMRAVARETIAMVEDAMGLTYFRD, from the coding sequence ATGAACAAGCAACGCATTCTGACCGGAGATCGGCCCACCGGCAAACTGCATCTGGGCCACTATGTCGGCAGCATCGCCAATCGGCTGCGCCTGCAGGACGAGTATGAGTGCTTCTTTATCATCGCCGACCTGCACATGCTCACCACCAAGCAGACCAAGCAGGACATCGCCGAAGCGCCGCAGAACATTCGCGATCTGGTGCTGGATCAACTGGCCGCCGGTATCGATCCCAACAAAGTCACCTTTTACGTCCAGTCGGCGGTCAAAGAGATCTACCAGCTCAATTTGATCTTCGAGATGCTGGTGACGGTGCCGCGTCTGAGCCGTCTGCCGAGCATTAAGGAGATGGCGCGCGCCGCGCGGTTGGAGGAGGAGCAGATCCCCTTTGGCCTGCTGGGCTATCCCGTGCTGCAGGCCGGCGATATCCTGCTGCCGCGGGCGCATCTGGTGCCGGTGGGCAAGGACAACGAGGCGCATGTCGAGATCACCCGCGAGATCGCGCGGCGCTTCAACCACCTCTACGGTGAGGTCTTTCCGATCCCCGAGGTGCTGGTGCCGGACGTCGGCACGCTGCCGGGTACCGACGGTCAGGCCAAGATGAGCAAAAGCCTCAACAATGCTATCTTTCTCTCCGATGACGCCGCGACCGTCGAGCAGAAGGTGCGCAGCATGTACACCGATCCCAACCGCATCCGCGCCGACATTCCCGGTCGTGTCGAGGGTAATCCGGTCTTTATCTACCACGACATCTTCAATCCCAACAAGGAGGAGGTTGAGGACCTCAAGACGCGCTACCGTCAGGGTCGCGTCGGCGATGTCGAGGTCAAGCGCAAGCTGGCCGCGGCGATCAACGCCTTTCTCGACCCGATCCGCGAACGCCGCCGCCAGTACGAGTCGCAGCCGGGCTTCGTGGAGGACGTGATCCTGACCGGCAACCGGCGCATGCGCGCGGTGGCGCGCGAAACGATCGCCATGGTTGAGGACGCCATGGGCCTGACCTATTTCCGAGACTAG
- a CDS encoding PAS domain S-box protein, producing MNLSLAEVQEVVCALPWAVLLCDADARVLFANQPARATLATETTTATPTPGAAASDHWLRRRIALGETGASLELRIAARPVDGPTLALALSEAAAACLEQTGPQQALHCVQQALAPFGLAAWLALPPAASTAGWQLLPQPAPALQQLFDAHPDAAPQLVAARIMHEALVTPGWLDLAPDLRRSEDDLLHSIGALQWVVLPLHSTGRILGVLLCWGPGLRRELLTALAPFGALLGTAFGRLLLTEGMQGDAAALLRATQALTLPTDLDAMLRAVCEQATLLSGATTTALLVPQADDGALRCVMASGDGAELVLGRRRRLVDHIIGRLTRTQARLVIDDARQAVLLPPALRAHTPLRSIALQTLYAQERLVGVLAVGHAAPRAFQPAQLQRLEQFAATAAVALENAQLQESLRRSEERYRTLFQNALEIVIALDLEGRIITCNRAALQFLRLSPAEVRGRALHIDEVLPAPAVAWVRSMQQRALLGGATQPAEIPLRAPHGSEAVIEMTLQLLQERGQPAGVYLIGRDITERHRQQERLSQQVAQLTALHKLSLALSDSLASQGLLQRAVEAIAAAAQFAVVAIYLPQRATLELSAASGLSSAAAQHAGLLALVRQVWQTGHAWLGTTLEVPAWDGVAWALEAGAALALVPLQARANYGVLLVGRAGQQAFSTAEVRVVQTMAAQIAQALENMRLFRAAEQSAARYRDLFENANDFIGTLTADGRILALNRAALEFFGYTAADLSRLTLAHLLPPQHAARVDEVLELLQHQAVQAAQEVEMLRADRAIATIEIRTRLLREGDAVVAIHFIARDITERRQLEAQVRQGEKLAALGQLVAGAAHELNNPLAVVLGAAQLLLHDPEATRFRDDLRTIEAAAQRARHIVRQMLTFARQHKEQPGSVDLALVVQRVVDGARLMLQRARVDLQVSIAPDLPPVRGDSYQLEQVLDNLLHNAVQALAQTPSTPQVRISVAPHGERVRLVVSDNGPGIAPEHRSRIFDPFFTTKEVGQGTGLGLSLVYAIVDQHGGTVQVESQPGQGATFIVELPTGAPQPQQPAIILTRGATRSAVLVVEDEPDVCQILQRALGQQGYLVETVQRAEVALRRLASEHYDLVITDLRMPGLSGQAFFEQARALYPQLKWIFITGDTMSSQSERFLQSSGMPYLSKPFSLDELWEAVATALLGRPG from the coding sequence ATGAACCTATCGCTTGCCGAAGTCCAAGAGGTGGTGTGTGCTCTGCCCTGGGCCGTGCTGCTCTGTGACGCAGATGCGCGCGTGCTGTTCGCCAACCAGCCGGCGCGCGCCACCCTGGCAACCGAAACCACAACTGCAACGCCTACGCCTGGCGCGGCGGCGAGCGATCACTGGCTGCGGCGGCGCATTGCTCTGGGCGAGACAGGCGCGTCCCTGGAACTGCGCATTGCCGCGCGTCCGGTGGATGGTCCGACGCTGGCGCTGGCGTTGAGCGAGGCTGCGGCTGCCTGTTTGGAGCAGACCGGTCCGCAGCAGGCACTGCACTGCGTGCAACAGGCGCTGGCGCCCTTTGGCCTGGCGGCGTGGCTGGCGCTGCCCCCTGCCGCGTCCACCGCGGGCTGGCAGCTCCTGCCCCAACCTGCGCCTGCGCTCCAGCAGCTCTTCGACGCGCATCCCGACGCCGCACCGCAGCTGGTCGCCGCCCGCATCATGCATGAGGCGCTGGTAACGCCCGGCTGGCTGGACCTTGCGCCGGATCTGCGCCGCTCCGAGGACGACCTCCTGCACAGCATCGGCGCGCTGCAGTGGGTGGTTCTGCCGCTCCATTCCACCGGGCGTATCCTCGGTGTGCTGCTCTGCTGGGGTCCCGGTCTGCGCCGCGAGCTCTTGACCGCGCTGGCGCCTTTTGGCGCGTTGTTGGGCACCGCATTCGGTCGGCTCCTCTTGACTGAGGGCATGCAGGGCGACGCTGCAGCGCTGCTGCGCGCGACGCAGGCGCTGACTCTGCCGACCGATCTAGATGCGATGCTGCGCGCGGTGTGCGAACAAGCGACGCTGCTGAGCGGCGCCACGACCACGGCGCTGTTGGTGCCCCAAGCCGACGACGGTGCGTTGCGGTGTGTGATGGCCAGCGGTGATGGTGCGGAGCTAGTGCTTGGTCGCCGGCGTCGTCTGGTGGATCACATCATCGGACGCTTGACCCGAACACAGGCGCGTCTGGTGATCGATGATGCGCGGCAGGCGGTGCTGCTGCCACCGGCGCTCCGCGCGCATACGCCCTTGCGCAGCATTGCGCTGCAGACACTGTATGCCCAGGAGCGTCTGGTGGGCGTGCTGGCAGTGGGTCACGCCGCGCCCCGGGCTTTCCAGCCTGCCCAGCTTCAGCGTCTGGAGCAGTTTGCTGCGACCGCCGCCGTTGCGCTGGAGAACGCACAGCTACAAGAGTCGCTGCGGCGCTCCGAGGAGCGCTACCGTACGCTGTTCCAGAACGCACTGGAGATCGTCATTGCCCTGGACCTGGAAGGCCGCATCATTACCTGCAATCGCGCCGCGCTGCAGTTTCTGCGCCTCAGTCCCGCCGAGGTGCGCGGTCGGGCGCTGCACATCGACGAGGTGCTGCCCGCGCCTGCCGTTGCATGGGTGCGCAGCATGCAACAGCGCGCCCTGCTGGGTGGTGCGACCCAGCCGGCGGAAATTCCGCTGCGCGCGCCGCACGGCTCCGAGGCGGTGATCGAGATGACGCTGCAACTCCTGCAGGAGCGTGGGCAGCCGGCGGGTGTGTACCTGATCGGTCGCGATATCACCGAACGCCATCGCCAGCAGGAGCGCCTGTCGCAACAGGTGGCGCAATTGACGGCGTTGCACAAGCTGAGTCTGGCGCTGAGCGACTCGTTGGCGAGCCAAGGCCTGCTGCAGCGCGCGGTTGAGGCCATTGCCGCCGCCGCGCAGTTTGCGGTCGTCGCCATCTACCTGCCGCAGCGCGCTACGTTGGAGCTGAGCGCCGCCAGCGGGCTGTCGTCCGCGGCAGCGCAGCACGCCGGGCTATTGGCGCTGGTGCGCCAGGTGTGGCAGACGGGCCACGCCTGGCTCGGTACGACCCTTGAGGTGCCGGCGTGGGACGGGGTCGCCTGGGCGCTGGAGGCCGGCGCAGCCTTAGCGTTGGTGCCGCTTCAGGCACGTGCCAACTATGGCGTGCTCCTGGTCGGGCGCGCCGGCCAGCAAGCCTTCTCGACCGCCGAGGTGCGCGTGGTGCAGACCATGGCGGCGCAGATCGCCCAGGCACTGGAGAACATGCGCCTGTTTCGCGCTGCCGAGCAGAGCGCGGCGCGCTACCGCGATCTGTTTGAAAACGCCAACGATTTTATCGGCACGCTGACCGCCGATGGGCGGATCCTGGCATTGAATCGTGCTGCGCTGGAGTTTTTTGGCTACACTGCCGCCGATCTGAGCCGCTTAACGTTGGCGCACCTGCTGCCGCCGCAGCACGCGGCGCGCGTCGATGAGGTGCTGGAACTGCTCCAGCATCAGGCGGTCCAGGCGGCGCAGGAAGTGGAGATGCTGCGCGCCGATCGCGCCATTGCTACGATCGAGATCCGTACGCGCCTGTTGCGTGAAGGCGATGCTGTCGTGGCGATCCACTTCATTGCGCGCGATATTACCGAGCGGCGCCAGCTCGAGGCACAGGTGCGTCAGGGGGAGAAGCTGGCGGCGCTGGGGCAGCTCGTCGCCGGCGCGGCGCATGAGCTCAACAATCCGCTGGCGGTGGTGCTGGGCGCGGCTCAGTTGCTGCTGCACGATCCGGAAGCGACGCGCTTTCGCGATGACCTGCGGACCATCGAAGCCGCCGCACAGCGCGCGCGGCATATTGTGCGCCAGATGTTGACCTTTGCTCGTCAGCACAAGGAGCAGCCCGGGTCGGTCGATCTGGCGCTGGTGGTGCAGCGCGTGGTTGATGGCGCGCGGCTCATGTTGCAGCGCGCCCGTGTTGATCTACAGGTGTCGATCGCTCCCGACCTGCCGCCGGTGCGCGGCGACAGCTATCAGTTGGAGCAGGTACTTGATAATCTGCTGCACAATGCTGTCCAAGCGCTGGCCCAGACGCCGAGCACGCCGCAGGTACGCATTTCTGTTGCGCCACACGGCGAACGTGTGCGGCTGGTCGTCAGCGACAACGGGCCCGGTATCGCGCCGGAGCATCGCTCGCGCATCTTCGATCCCTTCTTTACCACTAAAGAGGTCGGGCAGGGCACCGGCCTGGGCTTGTCGCTGGTGTACGCCATTGTCGATCAACACGGCGGCACGGTGCAGGTTGAAAGTCAGCCGGGCCAGGGCGCAACCTTTATCGTGGAGCTGCCCACCGGCGCGCCCCAGCCGCAGCAGCCGGCGATCATTCTGACGCGCGGCGCGACCCGCAGCGCCGTGCTGGTGGTGGAGGACGAGCCGGATGTGTGCCAGATCCTGCAGCGGGCGCTGGGCCAGCAGGGGTACTTGGTCGAGACCGTGCAGCGCGCCGAGGTGGCCCTGCGACGGCTGGCAAGCGAGCACTACGATCTGGTGATCACCGATCTGCGCATGCCGGGCCTGAGCGGCCAAGCCTTCTTCGAGCAGGCGCGCGCGCTGTATCCGCAGCTCAAGTGGATCTTCATCACCGGAGATACCATGAGCAGCCAGAGCGAGCGCTTCCTCCAGAGCAGCGGCATGCCCTACCTGTCCAAGCCCTTCTCACTCGATGAGCTGTGGGAAGCGGTCGCGACGGCCTTGCTGGGGCGCCCCGGCTAG
- a CDS encoding anthranilate synthase component II has translation MRVLILDNYDSFTYNLYQYLSELGATVQVVRNDEIEVDQVRQLAPDKIVISPGPCTPAEAGISLPLIRELGVAIPILGVCLGHQAIGMAFGGRVIRAPEPVHGKLSMITHRGQGVFRDLPSPFAATRYHSLIVERESLPAALEITAESEDGLIMGLRHRELPIEGVQFHPESYATEHGKLLLRAFLER, from the coding sequence ATGCGGGTCCTGATCCTGGATAATTACGACTCCTTCACCTACAACCTGTACCAATACCTGAGCGAGCTGGGCGCAACGGTACAGGTGGTGCGCAACGACGAGATCGAGGTCGACCAGGTACGCCAGCTTGCACCCGACAAGATCGTGATCTCGCCGGGGCCGTGCACGCCCGCCGAGGCCGGCATCTCGCTGCCGCTGATCCGCGAGCTGGGCGTTGCGATCCCGATCCTGGGCGTGTGCCTGGGACACCAGGCGATCGGCATGGCCTTTGGCGGACGCGTGATCCGCGCGCCCGAGCCGGTGCATGGCAAACTCTCGATGATCACCCATCGCGGCCAGGGCGTGTTCCGCGATCTGCCGTCGCCCTTCGCCGCAACGCGCTACCACTCGCTGATCGTCGAGCGCGAGTCGTTGCCCGCGGCGTTGGAGATCACCGCCGAAAGCGAGGACGGCCTGATCATGGGGCTGCGCCACCGCGAGCTGCCAATCGAGGGCGTGCAGTTCCACCCCGAGTCGTACGCCACCGAGCACGGCAAGCTGCTGTTGCGCGCTTTTCTGGAGCGCTAG
- the trpE gene encoding anthranilate synthase component I: MGITPTFDQLCSLAAEQRCGLAPIAIELLADTLTPVSAFRLLTAGDDQPAFLLESVEGGERVGRYSFIGVQPREVVALHADEGDPLAAIRRLAETEGPYHSRPGLPRFTGGAVGWLGYEAATAFERLPRARGRPYGGLPDGVFGRFDTIAAFDHVRHTLTLITHVRLDAANLGDAYRRAVARLEELQRRLSAPVATLIRPRPAESSALPVFETSNFTRAAYEAAVERAREYIRAGDIFQVVPSQRFARPTPVDAFTIYRALRAINPSPYMYLLRGFGLDLIGASPEMLLRVEHGLIETHPIAGTRRRGRDEADDQRLAEELLNDPKERAEHLMLVDLGRNDVGRVAEPGSVRVPQFMQLERYSHVMHLVSRVTGRLRADLTPLDALRSCFPAGTVSGAPKIRAMEIIAELEPDQRGPYSGCVGYLSFDGTLDTAITIRTIYLRDGVAFVQAGGGVVADSVPALEWQETQNKARALLRAIELAEAMAAE, from the coding sequence ATGGGCATTACTCCCACCTTCGATCAGCTTTGCTCACTGGCCGCCGAGCAGCGCTGTGGCCTGGCGCCGATCGCGATCGAGCTGCTGGCCGATACGCTCACGCCGGTCTCGGCCTTTCGGCTGCTGACCGCCGGCGACGATCAACCGGCCTTTCTGTTGGAGTCGGTCGAGGGCGGCGAACGCGTCGGCCGCTATTCGTTCATCGGTGTCCAGCCGCGCGAGGTGGTGGCGCTGCACGCCGACGAGGGCGATCCGCTGGCGGCGATCCGGCGCTTGGCCGAGACCGAAGGCCCCTACCACAGCCGGCCCGGCCTGCCGCGCTTCACCGGCGGCGCGGTCGGCTGGCTGGGCTATGAAGCAGCAACCGCCTTCGAGCGTCTGCCGCGCGCGCGGGGTCGGCCCTACGGCGGCCTGCCGGATGGCGTCTTTGGTCGCTTCGACACCATCGCCGCGTTTGACCATGTACGTCATACCTTGACGCTGATCACCCACGTGCGCCTCGACGCAGCCAACCTGGGCGACGCCTACCGCCGCGCGGTGGCACGCCTGGAGGAGTTGCAGCGCCGCTTGAGCGCGCCGGTCGCGACCCTGATCCGTCCGCGTCCGGCGGAGAGCAGTGCGCTGCCGGTCTTTGAAACCTCCAACTTCACGCGCGCGGCCTACGAGGCTGCCGTGGAGCGCGCACGCGAGTATATTCGCGCCGGCGACATTTTCCAGGTAGTGCCCTCACAGCGCTTTGCGCGGCCCACGCCGGTCGATGCTTTTACGATCTACCGGGCGCTGCGGGCGATCAATCCCTCGCCCTACATGTACCTGCTGCGCGGCTTCGGCCTCGACCTGATCGGCGCGTCGCCGGAGATGCTGCTGCGCGTCGAACACGGGCTGATCGAAACGCACCCGATTGCCGGTACGCGCCGGCGTGGCCGCGACGAGGCCGACGATCAGCGCCTGGCCGAGGAGCTGCTCAACGACCCCAAGGAGCGCGCTGAGCACCTGATGCTCGTCGATCTGGGCCGCAACGACGTTGGCCGCGTCGCCGAGCCGGGCAGCGTCCGCGTGCCGCAGTTCATGCAGCTTGAGCGCTACTCGCACGTGATGCACCTGGTCTCGCGCGTGACGGGACGCCTGCGCGCCGACCTAACGCCGCTAGACGCGTTGCGCTCCTGCTTTCCGGCGGGCACGGTCAGCGGCGCGCCCAAGATTCGCGCCATGGAGATCATCGCCGAACTGGAGCCCGATCAGCGCGGCCCCTACAGCGGATGCGTGGGCTACCTTAGCTTCGACGGCACGCTCGACACGGCGATCACCATCCGCACGATCTATCTGCGCGACGGAGTGGCCTTTGTTCAGGCCGGCGGCGGCGTGGTGGCCGATAGCGTCCCGGCTCTGGAGTGGCAGGAGACGCAAAACAAGGCCCGCGCGCTGTTGCGGGCGATCGAACTGGCCGAGGCGATGGCTGCGGAGTAA
- a CDS encoding mandelate racemase/muconate lactonizing enzyme family protein has product MQITHVRTAVIEGNFDWTIVRIDTDRDIYGLGESFCAPGLTAIIRDLAPLLIGEDPRHVDRLWNKLRWAASGAGSQAGIVYNAISGIETALLDITGKYYNAPLWQLLGGKYRDRVRIYADCHAGEALESLSALMVARRPRWLPTDEAEALPCGLASELNRPAHGRAYGSPQLSDIFTPELYARRAREVVALGFTALKFDLDVPNPYTHDSFNGVLSHAEIRYMTRLVEAVREAVGDTIDIAFDCHWRYNVSDAIRLACALEPYGLAWLEDPVPPDNIEAMRRVREATRTPISSGENYYLRYGFREALERHALSIVAPDLQKCGGLLEARRIADLADTYYVAMAPHNISSPIGFVAAAHVCAAIPNALTLEFHALSVPFWDELVQGGAQPLIQNGYISVPDAPGLGIELNEAVARRYARDDEPFFA; this is encoded by the coding sequence ATGCAGATCACCCATGTGCGCACCGCGGTCATCGAAGGCAACTTCGACTGGACGATCGTCCGCATCGATACCGACCGCGACATCTACGGCCTGGGCGAGTCGTTCTGCGCGCCAGGGCTGACCGCCATCATTCGCGATCTGGCACCCTTGTTGATCGGTGAGGATCCGCGCCATGTCGATCGGCTCTGGAACAAACTGCGCTGGGCCGCCTCCGGCGCGGGCTCACAGGCCGGCATCGTGTACAACGCCATCTCCGGCATCGAAACGGCGCTGCTGGACATCACCGGCAAATACTACAACGCGCCACTCTGGCAACTGCTGGGCGGCAAATACCGCGACCGTGTGCGCATCTACGCTGACTGTCACGCCGGTGAGGCGCTGGAGTCGCTCTCGGCGCTGATGGTGGCGCGCCGTCCACGCTGGTTACCTACGGACGAGGCTGAAGCGCTGCCGTGCGGCCTGGCCAGCGAGCTTAACCGCCCCGCGCATGGTCGCGCCTATGGCTCGCCGCAGCTCAGCGACATCTTCACGCCGGAGCTGTATGCTCGCCGCGCGCGCGAGGTGGTGGCGCTGGGCTTTACCGCGCTCAAGTTCGACCTGGACGTGCCCAATCCCTACACCCACGACAGCTTCAACGGCGTGCTGAGTCACGCCGAGATCCGCTACATGACGCGCCTGGTCGAAGCTGTGCGCGAGGCGGTCGGCGATACGATCGACATCGCCTTCGACTGCCACTGGCGCTACAACGTCAGCGACGCGATCCGGCTGGCCTGCGCCCTGGAGCCCTATGGCCTGGCCTGGCTGGAAGACCCGGTGCCGCCCGACAACATCGAGGCCATGCGGCGCGTGCGCGAGGCTACGCGCACACCGATCAGCAGCGGCGAGAACTACTACCTGCGCTACGGCTTCCGCGAGGCACTGGAACGGCACGCGCTCTCGATCGTCGCGCCCGATCTCCAGAAATGCGGCGGCCTGCTTGAAGCGCGCCGCATCGCCGATCTGGCCGACACCTACTATGTTGCCATGGCGCCGCACAACATCTCCAGTCCGATCGGCTTCGTCGCGGCGGCGCACGTCTGCGCGGCGATCCCCAACGCGCTGACGCTGGAGTTCCATGCGCTGTCGGTGCCGTTCTGGGACGAGCTGGTGCAGGGCGGCGCACAACCCCTGATCCAGAACGGATACATCAGTGTGCCGGACGCTCCCGGCCTGGGCATCGAACTGAACGAGGCCGTGGCGCGGCGTTACGCGCGCGACGACGAACCCTTCTTCGCCTGA
- a CDS encoding TrpB-like pyridoxal phosphate-dependent enzyme encodes MDTIKYVLSEERMPRAWYNIQADLPVPLPPVLHPATGRPIGPDDLAPLFPAELIAQEVATERFIEIPEPVRQVYRQWRPTPLVRARRLERMLDTPARIYYKYEGVSPAGSHKPNTAVPQAFYNRQAGVKRLVTETGAGQWGSSLAMACAFFGLECQVFMVRVSYNQKPYRRALMEAFGAQVLASPSDTTNAGRSILAQHPASPGSLGIAISEAVEVAATSGGVAKYALGSVLNHVLMHQTIIGEEALLQLEQADDYPDIIIGCTGGGSNFAGIVLPFLRDRFRGGRAPRIIAVEPAACPSLTRGPYAYDFGDTARLTPLVKMHTLGHAFVPPGIHAGGLRYHGMAPIVSHLKELGVIEARAEPQLRCFEAGLLFARAEGILPAPEANHAVRAAIDEALRCRDEGVSRAILFNLCGHGHFDMQAYIDYQAGRLQDYDYPAEEIAMALAGLPTVG; translated from the coding sequence ATGGACACGATCAAGTATGTACTGTCGGAAGAACGCATGCCACGCGCCTGGTACAACATCCAGGCCGATCTGCCTGTTCCACTCCCGCCCGTGCTGCATCCGGCCACCGGTCGACCGATCGGCCCAGACGATCTCGCGCCGTTGTTTCCAGCGGAGCTGATCGCCCAGGAGGTTGCAACCGAACGCTTCATCGAGATCCCGGAACCGGTACGTCAGGTCTATCGCCAGTGGCGGCCCACGCCGCTGGTGCGCGCCCGCCGACTGGAGCGGATGCTCGACACCCCGGCGCGCATCTACTACAAATACGAGGGCGTCAGTCCCGCCGGCAGCCACAAGCCCAACACCGCCGTGCCGCAGGCCTTCTACAATCGGCAGGCCGGCGTCAAGCGCCTGGTGACCGAAACCGGCGCGGGGCAGTGGGGTTCGTCGCTGGCGATGGCCTGCGCCTTCTTCGGGCTGGAGTGCCAGGTCTTCATGGTGCGCGTCAGCTACAACCAGAAACCCTACCGGCGCGCGCTGATGGAGGCCTTCGGCGCACAGGTGCTGGCCAGTCCGAGCGACACCACCAACGCCGGGCGCAGCATTCTGGCGCAGCATCCCGCATCGCCGGGCAGCCTGGGGATCGCCATCTCGGAGGCGGTCGAAGTGGCAGCGACCAGCGGCGGCGTGGCCAAGTACGCGCTCGGCTCGGTGCTCAACCACGTGCTGATGCACCAGACGATCATCGGCGAGGAAGCGCTGCTGCAGCTCGAACAGGCCGACGACTATCCCGATATCATCATCGGCTGCACCGGCGGCGGCTCGAACTTCGCCGGCATTGTGCTGCCCTTCCTGCGCGATCGGTTCCGCGGCGGGCGCGCGCCGCGCATCATCGCCGTGGAGCCGGCCGCCTGTCCCAGCCTGACACGCGGCCCATACGCCTACGATTTCGGCGACACCGCCCGGCTGACGCCGCTGGTCAAGATGCATACTCTGGGACACGCCTTTGTGCCGCCGGGGATCCATGCCGGCGGCCTGCGCTACCATGGCATGGCACCGATCGTCAGTCACCTCAAGGAGCTGGGCGTGATCGAGGCGCGTGCCGAACCGCAGCTGCGCTGCTTCGAAGCCGGACTGCTCTTTGCGCGCGCCGAGGGCATTCTGCCCGCGCCCGAAGCCAATCACGCCGTGCGCGCGGCGATCGATGAAGCGCTGCGCTGTCGCGACGAGGGCGTGTCGCGCGCGATTCTGTTCAACCTGTGCGGCCATGGCCACTTCGACATGCAGGCCTACATCGACTACCAAGCCGGGCGATTGCAGGATTACGACTATCCTGCCGAGGAGATCGCCATGGCCCTGGCAGGTCTGCCTACGGTGGGGTGA
- a CDS encoding SDR family NAD(P)-dependent oxidoreductase, with translation MEINGKVAIVTGASGGIGAAIARELARHGASVVLAARRADALAQLKDQIEAAGGRVLVVPTDVTQRADLERLVATTHATLGRIDILINNAGLSPGQPIGVISAERMAEVITVNLLAPMWLTNAVVPLMRQQGGGLIINIGSVAGEVATNSTYAASKFGLRGFSDGIRRELRHAGIDVVLIAPGFIRTAMTVGARFPMPGPDVVARAVIAAIRRPRRKVVVPWPYRPLMIVAKLLPWLTDALLGSRRYQTSYQQRKQLAERQRHQDPSRRD, from the coding sequence ATGGAGATCAACGGCAAAGTAGCGATTGTCACGGGCGCGTCGGGCGGCATCGGCGCGGCCATCGCACGCGAACTGGCGCGTCATGGCGCCAGTGTGGTGCTGGCCGCCCGCCGTGCCGACGCGCTGGCACAGCTCAAGGACCAGATCGAGGCCGCCGGTGGACGGGTGCTGGTCGTCCCCACCGACGTAACGCAGCGCGCCGACCTGGAGCGCCTGGTCGCAACCACGCACGCGACGCTGGGCCGCATCGACATCCTGATCAACAATGCCGGCCTGAGTCCCGGCCAGCCGATCGGCGTGATCAGCGCTGAGCGCATGGCGGAGGTGATCACCGTCAACCTGCTCGCGCCGATGTGGCTGACCAACGCGGTCGTGCCGCTGATGCGGCAGCAGGGCGGCGGCCTGATCATCAACATCGGCTCGGTGGCGGGCGAGGTGGCCACCAACAGCACGTATGCCGCCTCGAAGTTCGGCCTGCGCGGCTTCAGCGACGGCATCCGGCGCGAGCTGCGCCATGCCGGCATCGATGTGGTGCTGATCGCGCCCGGCTTCATCCGCACAGCGATGACCGTCGGCGCGCGCTTCCCGATGCCGGGGCCAGACGTCGTGGCGCGCGCGGTGATCGCTGCGATCCGGCGGCCACGGCGCAAGGTGGTCGTGCCCTGGCCCTATCGCCCGCTGATGATCGTCGCCAAGCTGCTGCCGTGGCTAACCGATGCGCTGCTCGGCAGCCGCCGCTACCAGACCAGCTATCAGCAGCGCAAACAGCTCGCCGAACGCCAGCGTCATCAAGATCCATCCCGGCGCGATTGA
- a CDS encoding acyl-CoA thioesterase, giving the protein MSNDHTRPARVAEEVHITDLVLPNQTNNYGTMFGGEVLAMMDKAAGIAAIRFCRQPVVTASTERIDFRTPIHTGEIIEATAKVIYVGRTSLIVRIHIYAEHPLIGERRICTTGYFSMVAVDAEGRPVPVPRLLLPDEQARAEWEVGEEIRRVIDARRQR; this is encoded by the coding sequence ATGAGCAACGATCATACACGTCCGGCACGCGTCGCCGAAGAAGTGCACATCACCGATCTGGTACTGCCCAATCAGACCAACAACTACGGCACCATGTTCGGCGGCGAGGTACTGGCGATGATGGACAAGGCCGCGGGCATCGCCGCGATCCGCTTTTGCCGCCAGCCGGTCGTCACCGCTTCGACCGAGCGCATCGATTTTCGTACCCCGATCCACACCGGCGAGATCATTGAAGCCACCGCCAAGGTGATCTACGTGGGCCGCACCTCGCTGATCGTACGCATCCACATCTACGCCGAGCACCCGCTGATCGGCGAGCGGCGCATCTGCACCACCGGCTACTTCAGCATGGTGGCCGTCGATGCCGAGGGCCGGCCCGTGCCGGTACCGCGCTTGCTGCTGCCCGACGAGCAGGCGCGTGCCGAGTGGGAGGTCGGCGAAGAGATTCGGCGCGTGATCGACGCGCGGCGACAGCGGTAG